From the Glutamicibacter halophytocola genome, the window ACCACTCGCCCTGCACCAAGGCCATACAAGCTGATAGCAACCCCCAGGTGATCATGATTCTCATGATCCAGAAGCGCGCGCCGACCCGATGCATGATCAAGTTCGAGGGGATTTCCGACAGCGCGTAAGTCAGGAAGAACAGGCCTGCCCCGATACCGTACGCGGTAGCAGAAATACCTAGATCGATCTCCATTCGATCTTTTGCCATGCCAATGTTGGTCCGGTCGATAAACGCAATAACGTACGCAGCGATGAGCAACGGCATAATGCGTCTGAAGATGAGCTTGTTGAGAACCGCGGGTGAGCGCATGCCTGGGGTGGTTTTTGATGCCTGCATGAGACGTTCCTCCTGAGTGAAAGCATGACGAATAGCGGCCCGAAGGCCGATGAAAAGTTGAATATGAAAAGTTCGACGGCCAGCGGCAGCTAGTCGTCAGGGCACCCACAGGTAGTTCCGATGTGTAGGCTGTGGCTGCAGATGGTGTGTTTGTAGGTCTTCCGCGGTTCTACGATTTGCTCCCACAGAAGCTCGAATGATCGTTCCGCCATTTCTTTGACCGGCTGAACGATGGTGGTGAGACCGATAAGCTTCGAGCGGCTTCGTATCAATCCGTCACATCCGGCCACCGCGACATCTTGCGGAATCTTGAGCCCCAACGACAAGGCATGCTCCATGACGCCGATAGCGATTTCATCGGAACCGCAGACGACCGCCCGTGGTGGATTGCCGGATTCGAAGAGCCGCTTGGCAGCGATTTGGCCGCCCTCGGAGCTCAATTTTGTGCTGATTCGGCGCTCTCCAGTGATTCGAATTCCACGGCTCGCTGCCACCCGGACGAAAGCTAGCTCCCGCAGTTGAGAGGCAGTAGACGTCCTGGGACCGATGATCGTGGCTACGTCCGTGTAGCCATGATCCAGCACATGGCTCATGAGTTCTCCAGCCGCTCCGTCATCGTCAATTCCCACGAAATCTCCGGGAAGATGCTCGGAACGCCTCGACAAGCAAACGAAAGGTATTTTCTTCTGGCGGAAGGTACGCAGGGACCGCGAATCTTCCCTGATGGCCGCGGCGATGATGACGCCGTCAACATTTCGGGCGGCGAGTGTCCCCGCTACCTGAGCCAGTGCTTCAGGATCATCACCGGTGGTCGCTACAAACACGTCAAAACCAGCAGCTGCTGTTGCGTTAATAATGTGCTGGGCCCATACCGTGTACATCTGATTCACGATATTGGGAAGAACTAGCCCCACGACCCTGGTCAGCAGTGGGTCGTGGTGCTCCCCCGCCGACTGAGGACGATAGCCCATTTCTCCGGCTATTTTGAGAACGTGCCGCCGGGTTTCAACCGAAGCCCCTGGCCGTCCATTCATGATGTAGCTAACCGTCGCCGCCGAAACTCCAGCAGTTCGGGCCACTGCTGCTGCGGAGACGCGTGTTGGCCGAACTGAATTTTGCGACTGGGTGGTCATCACGCACCTCCATTGGTGACTCGAAACTCTTTTTCTAAATGCTTGTGATCACCATTACAGGCCATGAAATACCCTTAAGCAACATTAAGCTGGCTCGTTAGATGGGCCAGGACAGTATCCCCTGAGTAAGCGACATAGCAAATGCGTCGTTCCAAGAAATTACCAGTTTACTTACGATTGCTTAATCGCTGGAGTGACGTATCGACACTGGTCTCTAGGCGACTCAACCACGCTCCTGCGCTGGTGGCCCGTTGCTGCAAAACGCTCGTTGTTGCGGAAAACTGATCCACTGAAGGTGCACAGGACCCTAGCTCTTTGAGCGGACCTACAGGTGTTGCCTACATCGCCGCCACTCTCGTTCCCGGATCGCCTCGTGACAGCGCGTTGTTCTACCGCGCCGATTTTGCACGACTTTGTTGCTGCATCCAGAAGTCGGCAACTGATCATTCGAAGGATTGTTCGTCGGCTTTGCTGGCTTCGAAGAATTAGAATCTATTCAGTGATTAGTTGCGGACAACGCTCTGACACCCAAACCCACCATCGGCTCCGAGGAATCCACTGAGAACCCAGTTCAACTACCCGATGCTCCGAATGTGGGCTTTGCCATCGCTGTACTTGCTGGCGATGATTGGCATAGCGTTTTGGCCAGTCCCCGTCGATTCTTCGGCTGGGCCGGCTCTAGCATGGACGCTGAACTGGCTACATGCCCGCGGCGTTCCCGCTTTTGTGGACTACGGGTTCGTGGAATTTTCGGCGAACATTCTCTTCTTCATTCCGCTGGGAATCTTTCTTGGAATGGGTCTTCGTCGATTCTGGATAGCAGAGATTGTCGGGATTGTTGCATCGAGTCTCCTTGAGCTCGGACAGCTACTCTTTCTTCCTAACCGGTTCGCGACGCTATCTGATGTCGTGGCCAACTCTTTGGGTGCTGCTCTCGGCACTGCAATTTGGCTTGCCGCCTCTAGAACTCGATTGAAGCAAAAGGCCCGAAAGACATCTGATTTCTGAGTCGAAAAACGCAGCCGTGGTCAATTAGTCGTGGCCCCTGGCGTTCGCTCGAAGATTGCGCTGCGCTCATCATCGGCTGTTTCTAGATACATGCGGGCAGCGAGCTGATCCCATAACTGAGCCAATTTTGGGTTGCCTGCGCCATGTTCGCAGAGCACGGACAGCCTTGGCAGGGCGCTTCGTCGAGGAAAACTTCGGAGTGCCTGTGCACAGCAGGTCCGCATCAGCATGAGCAGAATCAAGCTCGCTTGGCCCCTGGAGCACCCCTCCTCCTTAAGGATGACGCGCCACGTCCACAAACCTTGTTACGGTGGGTTTCACGAGTTTAGCTGCTAAATTGCTCATCTAAACCCATGTAAACATGCAATTTTCTAAATTCCGAGAGTAATGATAGGAAGGCCGCACAATGTACTTAGGAATAGGATTCGCGTTCTCCCTCGCGATTGCTTTCGCTAGTCCCTATTTCTAGGTCTCATCTGAAAATCCGTCGCTCTTTTCTTCGCTTACAACTACAGCTGCCTTCGCCGTGCTCTGCGGAATCGGGCTCGTGATTGATCGCCGACGCAAGAAGAAGCATTCAAATTCCTGAAACGGCCCCGGAACGAATCGAATAGGCACTATTGCCACGGCTTCCTACGTCACGCTCGCCCTCGCTTCAGGATCTTCAGATTGGGCTTTCACGGAGCCAGGTGAGCCGCACACGTCGAAAAAGGACGTGGCGCGAAGTTGTCCTATAGGTGGCACAGAATGGAATTCCCGTTTGAAAATCATCGGATGAACCAAAGAAGCCAAAGCGATCTCCTGAAGCGCCGCAGACTTTTGGCCAGCCGCTCCATGGAGCCAGTTCAGGGCGCAAGCGGACCAGAAGCTACTGATCCAGTGAATCAGCTCTTGTACTCAATGCAGTCGTCGCGGCCTGCTTCTAGCCAAATATCCGAAACGGTAGGGTGAAGTATGGCAATTGAAAAGACTAGGTTCCCATCACTTGGCCAATCAATCAGCGGCCATCTCATGACAGGAGCCATGAAAGGCGTTTTAGCCTTCGTGCTCGCTTGGTTATGCACTCTGGTTTTTAACCTAGATGTCGCACTCGGGCAATTGGCGGTTGCCTTCTTCTGTTCCTACTTCATCGCGGAAATCATGAGCGCTGTCATTGAGCGACCGATAGTCTTACAGCGAAATCGGACACAGCCAGGAGGGCTTGCATTCGTTTTCCTGCCATTCTCAGCCGCTTTGCTAATTACCTTTGTTGTAGGCTTCGGAACCACCAAAGACACAACAGCCGCAATATTACTCGTTGTAACTGTTGCAGTTCTTAATGCGGCAGAAGTAATTCTCACAAAAAGTTGGATTCCTGGTCCGTCTGCAGAACAAGAGCAGAGAATTTTTGATGAGTTTAAGAACATGACCAAAGATCACTTTTCTGACGACCTAGATCGAATTAAATCGCAAGCGCGTGAGAACACGAAGAAGAAATATTTTGAAAAGAAAGAACGGGGAGAAAACAGAAAATAGGTAGTAAACTCGCTCAATTCGTAGCGCACCCATGTCTTCTCCAGCATTCTCGCCCAATGCATGCGTGATTTGTTTCCGCCATGAGTCTGGCCATCAACCACGTAATAGGTTGTCGCCGGGATCCCGGGACCCGTGTTGTCTTCTGAAAAGGTCTTGGCTCAAGACTGTCGAGGTTTCCTCATGACGTGTGTGCCGTCATCGGGTGCCAGGCAAACCTGTGATCAAAAGATTGAATTATCGGTGCGGGATCGTCATGGACACCCAATGCGACATCTGGCTTGGACTTGACGTCGGGATCACAAGCCATCAGAGTTCGGACATATGCCAGCTGGCGAGTCG encodes:
- a CDS encoding LacI family DNA-binding transcriptional regulator, with the protein product MTTQSQNSVRPTRVSAAAVARTAGVSAATVSYIMNGRPGASVETRRHVLKIAGEMGYRPQSAGEHHDPLLTRVVGLVLPNIVNQMYTVWAQHIINATAAAGFDVFVATTGDDPEALAQVAGTLAARNVDGVIIAAAIREDSRSLRTFRQKKIPFVCLSRRSEHLPGDFVGIDDDGAAGELMSHVLDHGYTDVATIIGPRTSTASQLRELAFVRVAASRGIRITGERRISTKLSSEGGQIAAKRLFESGNPPRAVVCGSDEIAIGVMEHALSLGLKIPQDVAVAGCDGLIRSRSKLIGLTTIVQPVKEMAERSFELLWEQIVEPRKTYKHTICSHSLHIGTTCGCPDD
- a CDS encoding VanZ family protein produces the protein MPSLYLLAMIGIAFWPVPVDSSAGPALAWTLNWLHARGVPAFVDYGFVEFSANILFFIPLGIFLGMGLRRFWIAEIVGIVASSLLELGQLLFLPNRFATLSDVVANSLGAALGTAIWLAASRTRLKQKARKTSDF